A single genomic interval of Apis cerana isolate GH-2021 linkage group LG14, AcerK_1.0, whole genome shotgun sequence harbors:
- the LOC108000652 gene encoding liprin-alpha-1 isoform X10, whose amino-acid sequence MWNMMCDVMPTIAEDSISQRSSQYSGEDANFEQLMVSMLDERDKLVESLRENQERLQETEARLQEVEKERDSLNRQLNANIPQDFSQLTKELAAARESILEREEEISELKAERNNTRLLLEHLECLVSRHERSLRMTVVKRQAAAQSGVSSEVEVLKALKSLFEHHKALDEKVRERLRVALERNTSLEEELAITKEELQQYKLSGHAPKTIEDRPKENGQTEDSQQQNKNETEQAAGQQQQQQQQQPQQQQQQQQQSIQKLGTEKSTEIESRLSNGSLDPTDQDSAARVIDLQATLDKQSSELSTWQRRVAELSGRVAELEETLSKTQKDLLKTQETNVKLQRDLRENVAQKEDQEERIATLEKRYLNAQRESTSLHDLNEKLEQELQHKKAQLKLQEEKIAAIQEKLELAEQKLAQYAKLPEMEEQLKQRMEALTQAQERHGSAEDRIQRLETQLEEKNAEVMRVNQRLKMNEEHNTRLSTTVDKLLSESNERLQVHLKERMHALEEKNALTQELEKTRKIAEDLQNEKADIVKELGKARLEIDNVKRQMLQQEIAFNIQQTDALTRSLSPNAVDPGSFSRSASHSSFDTHSLPRRTGKRPAIEEDPSKNYVARTLAEQEWEKLQQAHVLANVQQAFDVSSDAEGDGDNESLFSCAADVISPTGHTDAQTLALMLQEQLDAINNEIRLIQEEKQSTEARAEELESRVGSLEHMNLLARGRSLERASPPLSGRSTPKSHHSPNRDYLHKYHTAPASMSPAHLHQYAASLASPGQLSESLPASQLQLSGEELHSVSERDSTGGAGSGGSDAASPLTARSIRLERVAQVLAHSQEELRRHGQHNNGALNSGTPPSPLSSRHSSQDSLHKNNLSGVGLPIGQLSSSHLHMQSTMSPATAAAVAAAQKKKGIKSSLGRFFSKKEKIKGKDTPMPGDIPGMGGAGTPADPDYGDSVSVAGTMGSKSDFDRRKKKSPSMFGSMLDSSRHELLAEAMKAGTPFALWNGPTVVAWLELWVGMPTWYVAACRANVKSGAIMSALSDTEIQREIGISNPLHRLKLRLAIQEMVSLTSPSAPKTSRTTLAFGDMNHEWIGNVWLPSLGLPQYRSTFMECLVDARMLDHLTKKDLRGQLRMVDSFHRTSLQYGISCLKRLNYDRQQLEERRRMAEGANVDVLVWSNDRVIRWVQSIGLKEYGNNLLESGVHGALIALDESFDANSFALALQIPTQNTQARQLLEMEFTNLLTVGTERRLDESNNMKS is encoded by the exons gaTTTCTCTCAATTGACGAAAGAGCTTGCTGCAGCCCGCGAAAGTATTctagaaagagaagaagaaatatcagAGTTAAAAGCGGAGAGGAATAATACTCGT CTTCTGCTCGAGCATCTGGAATGTCTGGTTTCCCGACATGAACGATCGCTTAGGATGACTGTAGTGAAGAGGCAAGCCGCTGCACAATCTGGAGTATCGTCCGAAGTTGAAGTGCTTAAAGCTTTAAAAAGTCTGTTTGAGCACCACAAAGCTTTAGACGAGAAA GTACGTGAACGATTACGAGTTGCATTAGAAAGAAATACAAGTTTGGAAGAAGAATTAGCTATTACCAAAGAAGAG CtccaacaatataaattaagtgGACATGCGCCTAAAACTATAGAAGATAGGCCCAAGGAAAACGGACAAACGGAAGATAGTCAACAACAGAATAAG AATGAGACTGAGCAGGCAGCAGgccagcagcaacaacaacagcaacaacaaccacaacagcaacagcaacaacaacagcagTCAATACAAAAACTAGGTACGGAGAAGTCAACAGAGATTGAAAGTAGACTGAGCAATGGCAGTCTCGATCCTACGGACCAAGATTCTGCAGCGCGCGTAATAGATTTACAAGCTACTCTTGATAAGCAG aGCTCAGAATTGAGCACATGGCAGCGACGAGTAGCTGAATTAAGTGGACGAGTAGCAGAATTGGAAGAAACTTTGTCCAAAACTCAGAAAGATCTTTTGAAAACACAAGAAACGAATGTCAAACTACAAAGAGATTTGCGCGAAAATGTTGCTCAAAAAGAGGACCAAGAAGAGAGGATAGCAACTCTTGAAAAACGTTATCTTAATGCTCAACGAGAGTCTACTAGTTTACATGATCtcaatgaaaaattggaaCAGGAGCTACAACATAAGAAGGCTCAATTAAag ctccaagaagaaaaaatagcaGCAATACAGGAGAAATTAGAACTTGCAGAGCAAAAATTAGCCCAATATGCTAAGTTACCAGAAATGGAAGAGCAATTAAAGCAAAGAATGGAGGCTCTGACGCAG GCTCAAGAAAGACACGGAAGTGCAGAGGATAGAATACAGAGGTTGGAAACGCaacttgaagaaaaaaatgcagaagtgATGCGTGTTAATCAACGACTTAAGATGAACGAAGAACATAATACGCGACTTAGTACAACTGTTGATAAACTTTTGTCGg aatctaaTGAAAGATTACAAGtacatttaaaagaaagaatgcacgcattagaagaaaaaaatgcacTTACACAAGAATTGGAAAAGACTAGGAAAATTGCAGAAGATCTTCAAAATGAAAAGGCTGACATAGTTAAAGAATTAGGAAAAGCTCGtttagaaattgataatgTAAAAAGACAGATGCTTCAGCAGGAAATCgcatttaatattcaacaaaCTGATGCTTTAACTAGAAGTTTATCTCCAAATGCAGTAGATCCAGGTTCCTTTTCTAGAAGTGCAAGTCATAGTAGTTTTGATACTCATTCTTTACCAAGAAGAACGGGTAAACGGCCTGCAATCGAAGAAGATCCATCAAAG aattatgTAGCACGTACATTAGCGGAACAAGAATGGGAAAAGTTACAACAAGCACATGTTCTTGCAAATGTGCAACAAGCATTTGATGTGTCTAGTGATGCAGAAGGTGATGGAGATAATGAAAGTTTGTTTAGTTGTGCAGCTGATGTAATTAGTCCTACAGGACATACAGATGCTCAAACATTAGCACTAATGTTACAAGAACAGTTAGatgcaattaataatgaaattagattaatccag gaagaaaaacaaagtacCGAAGCACGAGCTGAAGAATTAGAGTCCCGAGTTGGTAGTCTTGaacatatgaatttattagcGAGAGGACGAAGTCTTGAACGTGCATCTCCACCATTAAGTGGACGATCCACTCCAAAATCACATCATAGTCCAAATAgagattatttacataaatatcataCT GCACCGGCATCAATGTCTCCAGCGCATCTTCACCAATATGCTGCTTCTTTAGCTAGTCCAGGTCAACTTTCAGAATCTCTTCCTGCGAGCCag TTGCAGTTATCAGGTGAAGAATTACATTCAGTGAGTGAAAGAGACAGTACTGGTGGTGCAGGAAGTGGTGGCAGCGATGCAGCTTCACCATTAACTGCTCGATCAATCAGGCTAGAACGAGTAGCACAAGTCCTTGCTCATAGTCAAGAGGAGCTCAGAAG GCATGGGCAACATAACAACGGCGCACTCAATTCTGGGACTCCCCCTTCCCCATTGTCCTCACGACATAGCAGCCAGGACAGTTTGCATAAAAACAATTTGTCTGGTGTTGGATTACCAATTGGACAACTGTCTAGTTCACATTTGCATATGCAATCTACCATGAGtccagcaacagcagcagcagtgGCTGCAGCTCAAAAGAAGAAAGGCATTAAAAGCAGTCTTGGTAGATTTTtcagcaaaaaagaaaag ATTAAAGGAAAAGATACACCAATGCCTGGAGATATACCAGGTATGGGAGGAGCAGGTACACCTGCAGATCCTGATTATGGAGATAGTGTTTCTGTAGCTGGAACTATGGGTAGTAAAAGTGATTTTGATcgcagaaaaaagaaaag tccAAGTATGTTTGGAAGTATGCTAGATTCTTCACGGCACGAACTTTTGGCAGAAGCAATGAAAGCTGGAACACCGTTTGCTCTCTGGAATGGGCCAACAGTAGTGGCTTGGCTTGAGCTTTGGGTAGGCATGCCGACATGGTATGTTGCGGCTTGTCGAGCAAATGTCAAAAGTGGTGCCATAATGAGTGCTCTTAGTGATACCGAGATTCAACGTGAAATTGGTATAag TAATCCTTTGCATCGATTGAAATTACGATTAGCTATTCAAGAAATGGTATCTCTTACAAGTCCATCAGCACCAAAAACTTCTCGCACAACGTTAGCATTTGGAGATATGAACCATGAATGGATTGGTAATGTTTGGCTTCCAAGTCTCGGTTTGCCTCAATATCGATCCACTTTCATGGAGTGCCTTGTTGATGCTAGAATGTTGGATCATCTTACTAAAAAAGACCTTCGTGGTCAACTTAGGATGGTTGATAGTTTTCATAG aacAAGTTTGCAATATGGTATTTCATGTTTAAAgcgattaaattatgataggCAACaattagaagaaagaagacgAATGGCAGAAGGTGCTAATGTTGATGTTCTTGTATGGAGTAATGATCGCGTTATAAGATGGGTGCAATCTATCGGCctgaaa GAATATGGGAACAATCTCTTAGAATCTGGTGTACATGGAGCTCTTATAGCCCTTGATGAAAGCTTCGACGCAAATAGTTTTGCTCTAGCTTTACAAATTCCAACCCAAAACACACAA gCTCGACAATTGTTAGAAATGGAgttcacaaatttattaactGTAGGAACAGAAAGGCGGCTTGATGAATCCAATAATATGAAATCCTGA
- the LOC108000652 gene encoding liprin-alpha-1 isoform X15 gives MWNMMCDVMPTIAEDSISQRSSQYSGEDANFEQLMVSMLDERDKLVESLRENQERLQETEARLQEVEKERDSLNRQLNANIPQDFSQLTKELAAARESILEREEEISELKAERNNTRLLLEHLECLVSRHERSLRMTVVKRQAAAQSGVSSEVEVLKALKSLFEHHKALDEKVRERLRVALERNTSLEEELAITKEELQQYKLSGHAPKTIEDRPKENGQTEDSQQQNKSSELSTWQRRVAELSGRVAELEETLSKTQKDLLKTQETNVKLQRDLRENVAQKEDQEERIATLEKRYLNAQRESTSLHDLNEKLEQELQHKKAQLKLQEEKIAAIQEKLELAEQKLAQYAKLPEMEEQLKQRMEALTQVRRPNQQAQERHGSAEDRIQRLETQLEEKNAEVMRVNQRLKMNEEHNTRLSTTVDKLLSESNERLQVHLKERMHALEEKNALTQELEKTRKIAEDLQNEKADIVKELGKARLEIDNVKRQMLQQEIAFNIQQTDALTRSLSPNAVDPGSFSRSASHSSFDTHSLPRRTGKRPAIEEDPSKNYVARTLAEQEWEKLQQAHVLANVQQAFDVSSDAEGDGDNESLFSCAADVISPTGHTDAQTLALMLQEQLDAINNEIRLIQEEKQSTEARAEELESRVGSLEHMNLLARGRSLERASPPLSGRSTPKSHHSPNRDYLHKYHTAPASMSPAHLHQYAASLASPGQLSESLPASQLQLSGEELHSVSERDSTGGAGSGGSDAASPLTARSIRLERVAQVLAHSQEELRRRTGQAGFPSSGFPAHRHGQHNNGALNSGTPPSPLSSRHSSQDSLHKNNLSGVGLPIGQLSSSHLHMQSTMSPATAAAVAAAQKKKGIKSSLGRFFSKKEKIKGKDTPMPGDIPGMGGAGTPADPDYGDSVSVAGTMGSKSDFDRRKKKSPSMFGSMLDSSRHELLAEAMKAGTPFALWNGPTVVAWLELWVGMPTWYVAACRANVKSGAIMSALSDTEIQREIGISNPLHRLKLRLAIQEMVSLTSPSAPKTSRTTLAFGDMNHEWIGNVWLPSLGLPQYRSTFMECLVDARMLDHLTKKDLRGQLRMVDSFHRTSLQYGISCLKRLNYDRQQLEERRRMAEGANVDVLVWSNDRVIRWVQSIGLKEYGNNLLESGVHGALIALDESFDANSFALALQIPTQNTQARQLLEMEFTNLLTVGTERRLDESNNMKS, from the exons gaTTTCTCTCAATTGACGAAAGAGCTTGCTGCAGCCCGCGAAAGTATTctagaaagagaagaagaaatatcagAGTTAAAAGCGGAGAGGAATAATACTCGT CTTCTGCTCGAGCATCTGGAATGTCTGGTTTCCCGACATGAACGATCGCTTAGGATGACTGTAGTGAAGAGGCAAGCCGCTGCACAATCTGGAGTATCGTCCGAAGTTGAAGTGCTTAAAGCTTTAAAAAGTCTGTTTGAGCACCACAAAGCTTTAGACGAGAAA GTACGTGAACGATTACGAGTTGCATTAGAAAGAAATACAAGTTTGGAAGAAGAATTAGCTATTACCAAAGAAGAG CtccaacaatataaattaagtgGACATGCGCCTAAAACTATAGAAGATAGGCCCAAGGAAAACGGACAAACGGAAGATAGTCAACAACAGAATAAG aGCTCAGAATTGAGCACATGGCAGCGACGAGTAGCTGAATTAAGTGGACGAGTAGCAGAATTGGAAGAAACTTTGTCCAAAACTCAGAAAGATCTTTTGAAAACACAAGAAACGAATGTCAAACTACAAAGAGATTTGCGCGAAAATGTTGCTCAAAAAGAGGACCAAGAAGAGAGGATAGCAACTCTTGAAAAACGTTATCTTAATGCTCAACGAGAGTCTACTAGTTTACATGATCtcaatgaaaaattggaaCAGGAGCTACAACATAAGAAGGCTCAATTAAag ctccaagaagaaaaaatagcaGCAATACAGGAGAAATTAGAACTTGCAGAGCAAAAATTAGCCCAATATGCTAAGTTACCAGAAATGGAAGAGCAATTAAAGCAAAGAATGGAGGCTCTGACGCAGGTGAGGAGGCCCAACCAG cagGCTCAAGAAAGACACGGAAGTGCAGAGGATAGAATACAGAGGTTGGAAACGCaacttgaagaaaaaaatgcagaagtgATGCGTGTTAATCAACGACTTAAGATGAACGAAGAACATAATACGCGACTTAGTACAACTGTTGATAAACTTTTGTCGg aatctaaTGAAAGATTACAAGtacatttaaaagaaagaatgcacgcattagaagaaaaaaatgcacTTACACAAGAATTGGAAAAGACTAGGAAAATTGCAGAAGATCTTCAAAATGAAAAGGCTGACATAGTTAAAGAATTAGGAAAAGCTCGtttagaaattgataatgTAAAAAGACAGATGCTTCAGCAGGAAATCgcatttaatattcaacaaaCTGATGCTTTAACTAGAAGTTTATCTCCAAATGCAGTAGATCCAGGTTCCTTTTCTAGAAGTGCAAGTCATAGTAGTTTTGATACTCATTCTTTACCAAGAAGAACGGGTAAACGGCCTGCAATCGAAGAAGATCCATCAAAG aattatgTAGCACGTACATTAGCGGAACAAGAATGGGAAAAGTTACAACAAGCACATGTTCTTGCAAATGTGCAACAAGCATTTGATGTGTCTAGTGATGCAGAAGGTGATGGAGATAATGAAAGTTTGTTTAGTTGTGCAGCTGATGTAATTAGTCCTACAGGACATACAGATGCTCAAACATTAGCACTAATGTTACAAGAACAGTTAGatgcaattaataatgaaattagattaatccag gaagaaaaacaaagtacCGAAGCACGAGCTGAAGAATTAGAGTCCCGAGTTGGTAGTCTTGaacatatgaatttattagcGAGAGGACGAAGTCTTGAACGTGCATCTCCACCATTAAGTGGACGATCCACTCCAAAATCACATCATAGTCCAAATAgagattatttacataaatatcataCT GCACCGGCATCAATGTCTCCAGCGCATCTTCACCAATATGCTGCTTCTTTAGCTAGTCCAGGTCAACTTTCAGAATCTCTTCCTGCGAGCCag TTGCAGTTATCAGGTGAAGAATTACATTCAGTGAGTGAAAGAGACAGTACTGGTGGTGCAGGAAGTGGTGGCAGCGATGCAGCTTCACCATTAACTGCTCGATCAATCAGGCTAGAACGAGTAGCACAAGTCCTTGCTCATAGTCAAGAGGAGCTCAGAAG ACGCACTGGACAAGCCGGATTTCCCAGCAGTGGTTTTCCTGCTCACAG GCATGGGCAACATAACAACGGCGCACTCAATTCTGGGACTCCCCCTTCCCCATTGTCCTCACGACATAGCAGCCAGGACAGTTTGCATAAAAACAATTTGTCTGGTGTTGGATTACCAATTGGACAACTGTCTAGTTCACATTTGCATATGCAATCTACCATGAGtccagcaacagcagcagcagtgGCTGCAGCTCAAAAGAAGAAAGGCATTAAAAGCAGTCTTGGTAGATTTTtcagcaaaaaagaaaag ATTAAAGGAAAAGATACACCAATGCCTGGAGATATACCAGGTATGGGAGGAGCAGGTACACCTGCAGATCCTGATTATGGAGATAGTGTTTCTGTAGCTGGAACTATGGGTAGTAAAAGTGATTTTGATcgcagaaaaaagaaaag tccAAGTATGTTTGGAAGTATGCTAGATTCTTCACGGCACGAACTTTTGGCAGAAGCAATGAAAGCTGGAACACCGTTTGCTCTCTGGAATGGGCCAACAGTAGTGGCTTGGCTTGAGCTTTGGGTAGGCATGCCGACATGGTATGTTGCGGCTTGTCGAGCAAATGTCAAAAGTGGTGCCATAATGAGTGCTCTTAGTGATACCGAGATTCAACGTGAAATTGGTATAag TAATCCTTTGCATCGATTGAAATTACGATTAGCTATTCAAGAAATGGTATCTCTTACAAGTCCATCAGCACCAAAAACTTCTCGCACAACGTTAGCATTTGGAGATATGAACCATGAATGGATTGGTAATGTTTGGCTTCCAAGTCTCGGTTTGCCTCAATATCGATCCACTTTCATGGAGTGCCTTGTTGATGCTAGAATGTTGGATCATCTTACTAAAAAAGACCTTCGTGGTCAACTTAGGATGGTTGATAGTTTTCATAG aacAAGTTTGCAATATGGTATTTCATGTTTAAAgcgattaaattatgataggCAACaattagaagaaagaagacgAATGGCAGAAGGTGCTAATGTTGATGTTCTTGTATGGAGTAATGATCGCGTTATAAGATGGGTGCAATCTATCGGCctgaaa GAATATGGGAACAATCTCTTAGAATCTGGTGTACATGGAGCTCTTATAGCCCTTGATGAAAGCTTCGACGCAAATAGTTTTGCTCTAGCTTTACAAATTCCAACCCAAAACACACAA gCTCGACAATTGTTAGAAATGGAgttcacaaatttattaactGTAGGAACAGAAAGGCGGCTTGATGAATCCAATAATATGAAATCCTGA